GTTAGAATAAATGTTAGGGTGCGTATTCAAAAATAACATTTCCATTTAAACTGACTGTCCGTAACCTACATGACATGTTTACCAAACACTTCCTCCGCCATTAACTACAGCTATGACACACTTCTCAAAACGAAAGCACGAAAAATAATATGAAGGTCAAGAAAACAGTGTATATTACCCGTGGAGATAAAAAGTAGCGTGAGAAGCATCTTGACTTCAGCAAAGGCTTCTCTCGAACCGCAGTGTCGTATTTTGAGTCTTGCCTGTGTCGGATGGCGGTGTTTATGCTGCAGTGACTCGCCTGGGTCGTGTGATGAGGCTTTATGCTGATCTCACTGTCAGCTGACCGCTTCTCCACTGCGCATGCGCACCACTGAGAGGCGTCTTATGTGGGTCGAAAAATGCAATCAAGCTCTTATCGTTTGAACTTTGTATTTTTTGTTGCATtcagtggtgtataaagtacctaaaagccatacttaagtaaaagtacagatatcctACAAGtggtagaagttgaagtcaccgTTTAGAATATTAAGCTACTTGAGTAAAGGTCTTAacgtatttaatatttattaaacttaaaggagtagttcactttcagaacaaaaatttacagataatgtactcacccccttgtcatccaagatgttcatgtcgttctttcttcagtcataaggaaattatgttttttgagcaaaacatttcaggatttctctccatataatggacttctatggtgcccccgagtttgaacttccaaaatgcagtttcaaaaggctctaaacgatcacagctgaggaaagaagggtcttatctagcaaaatgatgtttttttttttctaaaaataattacaatttgtatactttttaaccttaaatgctcgtcttgtctagctcggcaagacaagcgtttaagattaaaaagtatttaagttgtaaatgttttttttttgtttgtttttttaaataacccatcgttttgctagataaggcccttctttcctcggctgggatcatttagagccttttgaagctgcattttggaagttcaaactcgggggcgccatagaagtccattatatggagagaaatcctgaaatgttttcctcaaaaaacaccatttaattacaactgaagaaagaaagacataaacatcttggatgactccTTTAAGTgcgaaaagtatttttttttttaaatcttaaacaCACTTAAGTATTAAAAGTAAAAGTGCGAGTAAATGCAAAATGGAAAagaagcaaaaaatatatataaaatgttcatACACAGCTTGAGTAGCAAGATTGTGTTCAGTTTTAActcttttttccatttttttattatttctgatTAAGAATAAGAAGCACTTCATCCGGTACTTAGTGTCTTTCATTCCAACATAAGAAAACATGTCTGGAATCTGCATCTGAAATAGCATTTACATGTATTCACACAGTTTAATGTATCTCAGATGGGACAtggatgcatttaaactgcggtTACAAATGGATAAATTGgcctaatgttttgtttttaacaaaaaacattgaatactgatatttgaaaatatttaagacataaaaaagtcgaaatgtgaaattaaaaccaccagtatgtggcagcaagtgactgttaatgagtgagtcattgagatTCAACCAATTCATTTAAATGGCTAATTCATTCAGGGACAACGCTTTTATCTCTGttaatgagtgaatcactgaatcatttttattAACAGATTAGTTCAAAAAGCTGATTCATTCAATAGGTAAACACTATCCATTGCTCAGAGACGCAAAACAGTGCTGTGatcttgtttggaactattttcgttagcaaaattgagcaaaaacaagCAATATTAGGTCTAAAATGTAATTATTGCATGAGCAAAGGTGTTTTTAGGACCTCTAACTTGCAAGCGCCAGATCACTGATTCGTCAAACCTGCTTTCCCTGTTTTTCtgacttctgactattttgtagAAAGTAAAAATATGCTTTGGGGAAATGTATCGgagtaaaaatatacattttaattaggaaatgtgatggagtaaaagtaaaaattaaaatataaaaactcaagtaaagtacagatactcccaaaaaaaacttaagtacagtaacgtaTTATTACTTAGTTACATTACACCAATGGCTGTATTTCGGAGTTTTACATAGTATCGATGTGATTTGTGTCTTTCTTTATATATGACTACAATAGCTATAGAGTTTGGAGTCAAAGCCcaatacaaatatatacaaaattaTACAAATACGTGTTTCTTGTTTTAAAAACCTAAATTAGAATACTTTTAGTAAATTCTGGAATTTCTGTGTACATAATCTATTGCATGAATTGTTTTGTTccttataattttttatatatgttttatttatgcattaactaatgtttgaATTTAGCCAAAAAGTCTAGAATAAGGTTCTTGTTCTTTGTGTAATAAATTTATGTTGTGAGAACTAGTCCATATGGCGcaagttttatgtgtgttaatAATTAAATTTCCATTTATTACCATGTTTTTTGGAAATGCACTCTGGTTGTGTTATGATATTCTCTTTGAGTACCATAATATATGAATACCTTCCGGCTTCAAATACTaagttaaaaaattaaataaatacataaaaaggaaagaaaacaaTTTACGctgccgtttaaaagtttgggatcagtacgttttttaatgtttttttttttttaaagaagtattttctgctcatcagggcaaacagtaatactgtgaaatattattgcaatttaaaattgtggttttctattttaatatactttaaaatacaatttattcctgtgatgcaaagctgaattttcagcatcattattatgaatattgaaaacagttgtgctgcgtaaatttatttaattaaaaacattgtattgtattgttattttttatttttaaacctgtaataccttttcaggattctttgatgaataaattatcataaagaacagcatttcaaatagaaattgtttgtaacaatatacactaccgttcaaagtttggggtcagtgcgtttttttatttctttcttcgAACTTGAACTtcaatgagcataagagacttcttaaaaaaaaaaaaaacattcaaatttattctgatcccaaacttttgaacggcagtgtttATTATATATGTGTTCTGCTGTTTCTTTGTTCTGAGAAATTATGACTGTTTTGCATTGCATGATTAAAGGAAGATAATATGAACTGGTTTACATGTGGTTCATTCCTAAATTTAGACTCAAGTTGGTTTTCAACAACATTAATTCTATACTGCGGACAGAGAGTTTCCTTTTATCGCAAATTGTTTTGACTAGGTGCAGCTtgtctaaaaataataattatatataatatatgattATAACTATATATCTACTTCATATTAAAAATAACCTGTCCATTAAAATCCAAATTTTAACCCCTATCTATGAAATTATGTTGATGACATTAGTCAAGGACAACATCTCAGACAAAGAATAAAACCACTCACAAGAAGCAAGATTTGCAATAAAATCCAGAATATTATGATAAGAGACTAAGAAAAACTTTGTATGCGATTGATTTGTAATTGATTAAACACTTTTGTGTAAACTGGTGTGTTTTATCTTTTCTCTGGTGACTGTTTAAGCTTAAAAGTTTAAGCCTTGCATACAGTGAACTCTAGCTTTGAGAACAGCACTTTTCATGTTACAGTATTCTGAGGATAAATCACttaagatagttcacccaaaaatgaaaattctgtcattaattactcatcatcatcatcatgtcgTTCCTAACCTATacgaccttcgtttatcttcagaagacaaattaagatatttattataaaatctgaGAGCGTCCTGACCCAACTCCAATGTGTTCCAAACATGAACGAAGGtctttacaggtttggaacatgaTGAGGGTGTCTAATTAAttacagaaatgtcatttttgggtgaactatctctttaagacagAGCTTTCCTCTACAGGTCACTTTTGTTGAACAGTATGCCTGTCATAgactgagatttaaaaaaaaaaaaaaacataatttttattttatttatttatgagcaCATAATTATTTAAGGACAATTTgtcatattaaaattaaatacgcCAAAAATGCTGATCCTGCAAAGAGGTCCTATGTACAGAGTTCTTTGTGGGAATACACATCACATAACTAGCTGAAGTAAATGCATTTCTCCAAAACTACAAAAAGGATGCTGACATTTACTCTCATCTCATTGCAAAAGTCCATACACATGATCCAGCAAATGAGGCCTTCTTCAGTCCTAGGGAACAAGAAAAAAGAATTTACTTATGGCACAAATACCATCATCAATAACAGCAATCCTgttcaaaaatgacacaaaaactTCAACCAAATTGAAGTCTGCAATGAGGTGTTCAATGTTTtgagcttaaaggagtagtttactttcagaacaaaaacttacagataatgtacccccatgtcatcaaagatgttcatgtctttctttcttcagtcgtaaagaaatgatgttttttaagggaaaacatttcaggatttctctccatataatggacttctatggtgcccccgagtttgaacttccgaaatgcagtttaaatgcagcttcaaagggctctaaatgatcccagcggaggaagaagggtcttatcaagctaaatgattgtaaatgtttttagaaaataaccaatgtatatactttttaacctctacacagagtacacacagagctagacaagacaagcatttgaggttaaaaagtatataaattgtaaatattttttaaaaataagcaatcgttttgctagataagacccttctctcctcggctgtgatggtttagagctctttgaagctgcattttggaagttcaaactcgggggcaccatagaagtccattacatggagaaaaatcctgaaaggttttcctcaaaaaacataatttccttacgactgaaggaagaaagacatgaacatcttggatgacaagggggtgagtacattatctgtaaatttttgtcctgaaagtgaactactcctttaagatcaAAACATTGAACACCTCATTGCATATCACAGCAAGTAGCACCTGAAAACAAACAAAGCTAGACCTAGAACTAACTTAAACTTTGCAATGACCACTGTTTTATCTTTCTCTTTTTCCCCTCTAAACACAATATCCCTACCCTTAAATTAAAAACAGATCACATTTCTCACATTTATCTGGATGTGGCACTCTTTGCTTTCTCGGCTTGTGTTCCACAGCACTGCCCCCTGGAAAGCTCAATGTCTTTCTTTAAAACTGTGGGGCGCAGCACGTCAATGTCCCGTTCAAGGTGATTCAACAGCTCGCTGACGATATTTGGCGAGGCGTGGAAGTCAATGGAGAAGTATCCGCCGTGCGTGTGCCGAGAGTCGTGTTTTGAGATCTTGTAGGGCAGCCTGCGTTCGCCGAGGTTCTCCAGACCCCTGACCACAGCGCCGCGCTCGAACAGCGTCTCCACCGTGCGCCGCAGGACAGCCGCGGTCTCCGGCCTCTGCATCGCCTTCAGGACCAAACACAGCTCATACCGCGGCATCTTCCGAAGCTGTTCGAACGGATGAACCACGGAGCTTAGTAAAAGTAAATGACCCTCGGTGGGAAGCTATCAGAGAGCCTGAAGTGCATGCGTGACTTCTTCAAGGAGATACTGTGGAGACCCACGTGGAGGTTGATATAGTGCGCCACCTACAGCATGGGAGTATTATATTTTATACCTCATGAtgacatttaaaggaacactccactttttttggaaataggctcattctccaactccccccgagttaataagttgagttttaccgttttgaaatccattcagccattctcctgttctggcgatatcacttttagcatagcttagcatagatcattaaatcttattagaccagtagcattgcgttcaaaaattaccaacgagtttccatatttgtcctatttaaaacttgactcttctgtagttatatcgtgtactaagaccggtggaaatgcaaagcttcaattttctaggctgataagattaggaactactctcccattccggcgtaatagtcaaggaagtttgctgctgtaatatggctgaagcaggagcagtaataccacgcagcacatgtgcaaatgctaaactagctgggaactcatttctgataatactccgcctgcttcggccatattacggcagcaaacttccttgactattacgccggaatggaagtgtagttcctaatattatcagcctagaaactcgcagctttgcatttccactggtcttagtacacgatataactacagaagagtcaagttttaaatacaacaaatatcgaaactcgttggtcatttttgaacgcgatgctattggtctaataggattcaatgatctatgctaagctatgctaaaagtgatatcgccagaacaggagaacggctgaatggatttcaaaacagtaaaaatcaacttattaactcggggggaattGGAGAAtgaatttccaaaaaaagtggagtgttcctttaaaacgaATTTGGAGATGTGATTACACCTtggtgctgtcaaatcgattaatcgcgtttaatcgcatccaaaataaacgtttgcgtttacataatatgtgtgtgtgtactgtgcatatttatatgtatacatttaagaaatatttacacgtatatgttttacatttatattatgtataaatataaatcgCTGCATTGGAATTTTAAGGTTCtgtctgcattctgagcacttttgagatattaagcttcaaagtttttgtgtTCCATAGACTTTTGtagattgaaccactgatctataacaGAGAATTATAatcatcagtgttggggaaagttactttttaaagtaatgcattacaatattaagttactccctaaaaaagtaactaattactactttttatggaaagtaatgcgttacattacttttgcgttccTTTTTAAatttgggcagggcttgcttgtttgtttttaatataaaaagtattttgggcaaatgtaaaagccttttcacaccaaaagcctcaggcttagagaaaagtaaattcacgtctgtacagtagaccgcagaagaaaaaatgtcttcagcaataaaaaaaggaaaacaaatgttagattatcttgagtaatttttcatttttcaatcagtatggatgaattggataaTTGAAGGTCGGCAggaaagacatcggttaataaaatgggataaaaaacataaaggatatttgtattatttaacatatttaattattgcaggtttgcattgaatttcactgtttttattcattttgaggaatactgtatcttttttttagtgaatgagaaaagtaactcagatattttcttgtcaataaaaaagtaatgcgttatagttacttggaaaaagtaatattattacgtaacttgcgttacttgtaatgcgttacccccaacactgataatCATTGCATAGATCAGTGGATAGAACccttttgttttctaaaaaaaggcccaaaaGAAACGTCacataagttgtcacagaataataataaaatgtcagatagaacttTATAATTCCAAGGCGGTGAAATATATATTCTGTATATTTCTTAAATACATGTatgtatatttaacatatatttaagatatatatttgagcgtgcacacacacacacatatattgtgtaaacacaaacttttattttggaagcgattaatcgtgattaattgatttgacagcactggtaaatatatatatatatataaataaaatcttGCCTACTTGTGTTATTGtccatgaaaaaaataaacatagtTTATGTCGTTACAAGATATGGGATAAGTTCATAATGTAATATTTTGGCTTTGCAGcaattatttaaaagtaaaacattattTGGTACATGCATTTCATTtttaaggcctctaaatgatcGAATTATGTTAAaagtgaaaaatgtaaatataaaataggTTATTAATCATCATTGTTTTGCATTGTGTAATATAATTTGCCCACCACCATTAAAACCACAGAGCTTTATTCATAAAAataagcatttaaatatcatcttactTAGATATATTAGGAGATGGAATGACATACTGttataaatgttatttatgtACATTACAAGCTACCAGATTTTCATCTGAATTTCATTCTAAGCCATATAAATAATAACTTCTGCACCAACCTGTATATTTTTGATCAGTTTGGGCTTCAGAATAAATTGAGGTGCTTTTTTTGAGCATAAACTTGTTAATAAAAGTGTTAGGGATAGTACATGTGCAAtatctttaaaatgtaattcgtTTACCTTATTTGGCAGTACAAATGTATTACATTAAGTATGAAAGGTGAATTGTTTCCACTTTATGGGTG
Above is a genomic segment from Garra rufa chromosome 2, GarRuf1.0, whole genome shotgun sequence containing:
- the mrps6 gene encoding small ribosomal subunit protein bS6m — translated: MPRYELCLVLKAMQRPETAAVLRRTVETLFERGAVVRGLENLGERRLPYKISKHDSRHTHGGYFSIDFHASPNIVSELLNHLERDIDVLRPTVLKKDIELSRGQCCGTQAEKAKSATSR